A single window of Saccharomyces kudriavzevii IFO 1802 strain IFO1802 genome assembly, chromosome: 16 DNA harbors:
- the ATP4 gene encoding F1F0 ATP synthase subunit 4 (similar to Saccharomyces cerevisiae ATP4 (YPL078C); ancestral locus Anc_8.549): MSVSIGVRGLALRSASKSLLSQSIHRTSMVIGTRHMSSTPEKQADPKVKANSLINAIPGNNILTKTGVLGTSAAAVIYAISNELYVVNDESILLLTFLGFTGLVAKYLAPAYKDFADARMKKVSDVLNTSRNKHVEAVKDRIGSVSQLQNVTETTKVLFDVSKETVELESEAFELRQKVDLTHEAKAVLDSWVRYEASLRQLEQRQLAKSVIAKVQSELGSPRFQERVLQQSIAEIEQLLSKLK, from the coding sequence ATGAGCGTCAGTATAGGTGTCCGTGGCCTAGCGTTAAGGTCCGCTTCAAAATCGCTGCTTAGCCAAAGTATTCATCGCACTTCAATGGTAATTGGAACTCGTCATATGTCATCCACTCCAGAGAAACAGGCAGATCCAAAGGTAAAGGCCAATTCTCTCATTAATGCTATTCCAGGTAACAACATTTTGACAAAAACTGGGGTTTTAGGGACctctgctgctgctgtcATTTATGCCATTTCCAACGAGTTGTATGTTGTTAACGATGAAAGTATTTTATTGCTGACTTTCTTAGGTTTCACTGGTCTAGTCGCAAAATATTTAGCCCCAGCATATAAAGATTTCGCTGACGCaagaatgaagaaggtCTCCGATGTTTTAAACACTTCCAGAAACAAGCATGTCGAAGCCGTTAAGGATAGAATTGGATCTGTCTCTCAATTGCAAAATGTTACTGAAACCACAAAGGTTTTGTTTGATGTTTCCAAGGAAACTGTCGAACTTGAAAGTGAAGCTTTCGAATTGAGACAAAAGGTGGATTTGACTCACGAAGCAAAAGCTGTCTTGGATTCATGGGTTAGGTACGAAGCCTCTTTACGTCAATTGGAACAAAGGCAATTGGCAAAATCTGTCATTGCTAAAGTTCAATCCGAACTAGGAAGCCCAAGATTCCAAGAGAGAGTTTTACAACAATCCATCGCTGAAATCGAACAACTGCTTTCCAAATTGAAGTAA